The following proteins come from a genomic window of Doryrhamphus excisus isolate RoL2022-K1 chromosome 12, RoL_Dexc_1.0, whole genome shotgun sequence:
- the mthfsd gene encoding methenyltetrahydrofolate synthase domain-containing protein isoform X3, which translates to MEPLIKISPGATKWDIRQKVWDYIEDKNLANFPRPVHNRIPNFKGSIQACNRLAVLQEFKSSQTVKINPDRPQQQARIITLEAHKTLLVPTPRLRSGLFNKIVPPQGANKEQLRICSSSQGVKEFSTPIGLDAKVKVDLVVVGSVAVSEKGFRIGKGEGYADLEYGMMASMGAVDESTVVVTVVHDCQVVDISEEIIESHDLTVDYILTPSRVIKTNCQSPKPQGIIWTKLDTAKLEKIPILKKLLALEEQAGKDVMLGAEPPATEPPLPNDQPKRQSRRRPRQKARQDTQEESNEEKSVEPGQNTRRHPPRVRKESRGSEGEGVERRRRRGRGGGNMKEKGSEETGGEVLTQSKSLPGVTTVYLGGIPTELRVSQLKTALRERQAGPLRLTWQGAQHRAFLDYSDQQAAEKALEALQGLSLNGFSLQVEMAKSQRRSKRPGPSNRRPKPAAATAATSDAEATKSKSATPEKTEQ; encoded by the exons ATGGAGCCTCTTATAAAAATCAGTCCAG GAGCAACAAAATGGGATATTCGTCAAAAAGTTTGGGACTACATCGAAGACAAGAATCTGGCTAACTTCCCCAGGCCTGTTCACAACAGAATCCCTAATTTCAAG GGTTCTATTCAAGCCTGCAACAGGCTTGCTGTCCTGCAGGAGTTCAAGTCCAGCCAGACAGTTAAAATAAACCCCGACAGACCCCAGCAGCAGGCCCGCATTATTACACTGGAA GCACACAAAACTTTATTGGTCCCAACCCCTCGTCTTCGTTCTGGCCTTTTTAACAAGATTGTTCCTCCCCAGGGAGCCAACAAAGAACAGCTGCGTATATGCTCTTCCTCTCAG GGTGTGAAAGAGTTTAGCACGCCAATTGGCCTGGATGCCAAAGTCAAGGTGGACCTTGTGGTGGTTGGCTCTGTGGCTGTGTCGGAGAAAG GTTTCCGCATTGGAAAAGGTGAAGGCTATGCTGACTTGGAGTACGGAATGATGGCCTCAATGGGCGCTGTGGATGAGTCTACTGTTGTGGTCACTGTCGTCCATGACTGTCAG GTAGTGGACATTTCTGAGGAGATCATAGAAAGTCATGACCTGACTGTGGATTACATACTCACCCCAAGCAGAGTTATTAAGACCAATTGCCAGTCTCCAAAGCCACAAGGAATCATCTGGACTAAG CTGGACACAGCAAAACTGGAGAAGATACCCATTCTGAAGAAACTCCTGGCCCTGGAGGAACAGGCAGGGAAGGATGTCATGCTTGGGGCAGAGCCTCCTGCAACTGAGCCTCCTTTGCCAAATGATCAACCCAAAAGGCAAAGCAGACGGAGGCCAAGGCAGAAAGCCCGGCAAGACACCCAGGAAGAGTCCAATGAGGAGAAAAGTGTGGAGCCAGGACAGAACACCAGACGACATCCACCTCGAGTGAGGAAAGAAAGCAGAGGAAGTGAGGGAGAGGGTGTcgaaaggagaaggagaagggggCGAGGAGGTGGGAATATGAAGGAGAAGGGTTCAGAGGAGACTGGAGGTGAAGTTCTGACCCAAAGTAAGAGCCTTCCTGGTGTAACCACAGTATATCTGGGTGGGATCCCCACCGAGTTGCGCGTTAGCCAGCTGAAGACCGCCCTTAGAGAGAGACAGGCGGGGCCCCTCAGGCTCACCTGGCAGGGAGCTCAGCACCGGGCCTTCCTGGACTACAGCGACCAGCAGGCTGCCGAGAAGGCCCTCGAGGCTCTGCAGGGTCTCAGTCTGAACGGTTTCAGTCTGCAGGTCGAGATGGCCAAGAGTCAACGCCGCAGCAAGAGGCCCGGCCCATCCAATCGGAGACCAAAACCAGCGGCGGCAACCGCTGCGACAAGTGATGCAGAAGCAACCAAGTCAAAGAGTGCGACCCCTGAAAAGACTgagcagtaa
- the mthfsd gene encoding methenyltetrahydrofolate synthase domain-containing protein isoform X4: MEPLIKISPGATKWDIRQKVWDYIEDKNLANFPRPVHNRIPNFKAHKTLLVPTPRLRSGLFNKIVPPQGANKEQLRICSSSQGVKEFSTPIGLDAKVKVDLVVVGSVAVSEKGFRIGKGEGYADLEYGMMASMGAVDESTVVVTVVHDCQVVDISEEIIESHDLTVDYILTPSRVIKTNCQSPKPQGIIWTKLDTAKLEKIPILKKLLALEEQAGKDVMLGAEPPATEPPLPNDQPKRQSRRRPRQKARQDTQEESNEEKSVEPGQNTRRHPPRVRKESRGSEGEGVERRRRRGRGGGNMKEKGSEETGGEVLTQSKSLPGVTTVYLGGIPTELRVSQLKTALRERQAGPLRLTWQGAQHRAFLDYSDQQAAEKALEALQGLSLNGFSLQVEMAKSQRRSKRPGPSNRRPKPAAATAATSDAEATKSKSATPEKTEQ; the protein is encoded by the exons ATGGAGCCTCTTATAAAAATCAGTCCAG GAGCAACAAAATGGGATATTCGTCAAAAAGTTTGGGACTACATCGAAGACAAGAATCTGGCTAACTTCCCCAGGCCTGTTCACAACAGAATCCCTAATTTCAAG GCACACAAAACTTTATTGGTCCCAACCCCTCGTCTTCGTTCTGGCCTTTTTAACAAGATTGTTCCTCCCCAGGGAGCCAACAAAGAACAGCTGCGTATATGCTCTTCCTCTCAG GGTGTGAAAGAGTTTAGCACGCCAATTGGCCTGGATGCCAAAGTCAAGGTGGACCTTGTGGTGGTTGGCTCTGTGGCTGTGTCGGAGAAAG GTTTCCGCATTGGAAAAGGTGAAGGCTATGCTGACTTGGAGTACGGAATGATGGCCTCAATGGGCGCTGTGGATGAGTCTACTGTTGTGGTCACTGTCGTCCATGACTGTCAG GTAGTGGACATTTCTGAGGAGATCATAGAAAGTCATGACCTGACTGTGGATTACATACTCACCCCAAGCAGAGTTATTAAGACCAATTGCCAGTCTCCAAAGCCACAAGGAATCATCTGGACTAAG CTGGACACAGCAAAACTGGAGAAGATACCCATTCTGAAGAAACTCCTGGCCCTGGAGGAACAGGCAGGGAAGGATGTCATGCTTGGGGCAGAGCCTCCTGCAACTGAGCCTCCTTTGCCAAATGATCAACCCAAAAGGCAAAGCAGACGGAGGCCAAGGCAGAAAGCCCGGCAAGACACCCAGGAAGAGTCCAATGAGGAGAAAAGTGTGGAGCCAGGACAGAACACCAGACGACATCCACCTCGAGTGAGGAAAGAAAGCAGAGGAAGTGAGGGAGAGGGTGTcgaaaggagaaggagaagggggCGAGGAGGTGGGAATATGAAGGAGAAGGGTTCAGAGGAGACTGGAGGTGAAGTTCTGACCCAAAGTAAGAGCCTTCCTGGTGTAACCACAGTATATCTGGGTGGGATCCCCACCGAGTTGCGCGTTAGCCAGCTGAAGACCGCCCTTAGAGAGAGACAGGCGGGGCCCCTCAGGCTCACCTGGCAGGGAGCTCAGCACCGGGCCTTCCTGGACTACAGCGACCAGCAGGCTGCCGAGAAGGCCCTCGAGGCTCTGCAGGGTCTCAGTCTGAACGGTTTCAGTCTGCAGGTCGAGATGGCCAAGAGTCAACGCCGCAGCAAGAGGCCCGGCCCATCCAATCGGAGACCAAAACCAGCGGCGGCAACCGCTGCGACAAGTGATGCAGAAGCAACCAAGTCAAAGAGTGCGACCCCTGAAAAGACTgagcagtaa
- the mthfsd gene encoding methenyltetrahydrofolate synthase domain-containing protein isoform X1 has protein sequence MEPLIKISPGATKWDIRQKVWDYIEDKNLANFPRPVHNRIPNFKGSIQACNRLAVLQEFKSSQTVKINPDRPQQQGAFTACAKVSELQVFTQTAEVKVDPDKPLEGVRLAVLQAHKTLLVPTPRLRSGLFNKIVPPQGANKEQLRICSSSQGVKEFSTPIGLDAKVKVDLVVVGSVAVSEKGFRIGKGEGYADLEYGMMASMGAVDESTVVVTVVHDCQVVDISEEIIESHDLTVDYILTPSRVIKTNCQSPKPQGIIWTKLDTAKLEKIPILKKLLALEEQAGKDVMLGAEPPATEPPLPNDQPKRQSRRRPRQKARQDTQEESNEEKSVEPGQNTRRHPPRVRKESRGSEGEGVERRRRRGRGGGNMKEKGSEETGGEVLTQSKSLPGVTTVYLGGIPTELRVSQLKTALRERQAGPLRLTWQGAQHRAFLDYSDQQAAEKALEALQGLSLNGFSLQVEMAKSQRRSKRPGPSNRRPKPAAATAATSDAEATKSKSATPEKTEQ, from the exons ATGGAGCCTCTTATAAAAATCAGTCCAG GAGCAACAAAATGGGATATTCGTCAAAAAGTTTGGGACTACATCGAAGACAAGAATCTGGCTAACTTCCCCAGGCCTGTTCACAACAGAATCCCTAATTTCAAG GGTTCTATTCAAGCCTGCAACAGGCTTGCTGTCCTGCAGGAGTTCAAGTCCAGCCAGACAGTTAAAATAAACCCCGACAGACCCCAGCAGCAG GGGGCTTTCACAGCCTGCGCCAAAGTCTCTGAGCTCCAAGTGTTTACCCAGACAGCTGAGGTGAAGGTGGATCCTGATAAACCTCTGGAGGGTGTCCGCCTTGCAGTGTTGCAG GCACACAAAACTTTATTGGTCCCAACCCCTCGTCTTCGTTCTGGCCTTTTTAACAAGATTGTTCCTCCCCAGGGAGCCAACAAAGAACAGCTGCGTATATGCTCTTCCTCTCAG GGTGTGAAAGAGTTTAGCACGCCAATTGGCCTGGATGCCAAAGTCAAGGTGGACCTTGTGGTGGTTGGCTCTGTGGCTGTGTCGGAGAAAG GTTTCCGCATTGGAAAAGGTGAAGGCTATGCTGACTTGGAGTACGGAATGATGGCCTCAATGGGCGCTGTGGATGAGTCTACTGTTGTGGTCACTGTCGTCCATGACTGTCAG GTAGTGGACATTTCTGAGGAGATCATAGAAAGTCATGACCTGACTGTGGATTACATACTCACCCCAAGCAGAGTTATTAAGACCAATTGCCAGTCTCCAAAGCCACAAGGAATCATCTGGACTAAG CTGGACACAGCAAAACTGGAGAAGATACCCATTCTGAAGAAACTCCTGGCCCTGGAGGAACAGGCAGGGAAGGATGTCATGCTTGGGGCAGAGCCTCCTGCAACTGAGCCTCCTTTGCCAAATGATCAACCCAAAAGGCAAAGCAGACGGAGGCCAAGGCAGAAAGCCCGGCAAGACACCCAGGAAGAGTCCAATGAGGAGAAAAGTGTGGAGCCAGGACAGAACACCAGACGACATCCACCTCGAGTGAGGAAAGAAAGCAGAGGAAGTGAGGGAGAGGGTGTcgaaaggagaaggagaagggggCGAGGAGGTGGGAATATGAAGGAGAAGGGTTCAGAGGAGACTGGAGGTGAAGTTCTGACCCAAAGTAAGAGCCTTCCTGGTGTAACCACAGTATATCTGGGTGGGATCCCCACCGAGTTGCGCGTTAGCCAGCTGAAGACCGCCCTTAGAGAGAGACAGGCGGGGCCCCTCAGGCTCACCTGGCAGGGAGCTCAGCACCGGGCCTTCCTGGACTACAGCGACCAGCAGGCTGCCGAGAAGGCCCTCGAGGCTCTGCAGGGTCTCAGTCTGAACGGTTTCAGTCTGCAGGTCGAGATGGCCAAGAGTCAACGCCGCAGCAAGAGGCCCGGCCCATCCAATCGGAGACCAAAACCAGCGGCGGCAACCGCTGCGACAAGTGATGCAGAAGCAACCAAGTCAAAGAGTGCGACCCCTGAAAAGACTgagcagtaa
- the mthfsd gene encoding methenyltetrahydrofolate synthase domain-containing protein isoform X2, with protein sequence MEPLIKISPGATKWDIRQKVWDYIEDKNLANFPRPVHNRIPNFKGAFTACAKVSELQVFTQTAEVKVDPDKPLEGVRLAVLQAHKTLLVPTPRLRSGLFNKIVPPQGANKEQLRICSSSQGVKEFSTPIGLDAKVKVDLVVVGSVAVSEKGFRIGKGEGYADLEYGMMASMGAVDESTVVVTVVHDCQVVDISEEIIESHDLTVDYILTPSRVIKTNCQSPKPQGIIWTKLDTAKLEKIPILKKLLALEEQAGKDVMLGAEPPATEPPLPNDQPKRQSRRRPRQKARQDTQEESNEEKSVEPGQNTRRHPPRVRKESRGSEGEGVERRRRRGRGGGNMKEKGSEETGGEVLTQSKSLPGVTTVYLGGIPTELRVSQLKTALRERQAGPLRLTWQGAQHRAFLDYSDQQAAEKALEALQGLSLNGFSLQVEMAKSQRRSKRPGPSNRRPKPAAATAATSDAEATKSKSATPEKTEQ encoded by the exons ATGGAGCCTCTTATAAAAATCAGTCCAG GAGCAACAAAATGGGATATTCGTCAAAAAGTTTGGGACTACATCGAAGACAAGAATCTGGCTAACTTCCCCAGGCCTGTTCACAACAGAATCCCTAATTTCAAG GGGGCTTTCACAGCCTGCGCCAAAGTCTCTGAGCTCCAAGTGTTTACCCAGACAGCTGAGGTGAAGGTGGATCCTGATAAACCTCTGGAGGGTGTCCGCCTTGCAGTGTTGCAG GCACACAAAACTTTATTGGTCCCAACCCCTCGTCTTCGTTCTGGCCTTTTTAACAAGATTGTTCCTCCCCAGGGAGCCAACAAAGAACAGCTGCGTATATGCTCTTCCTCTCAG GGTGTGAAAGAGTTTAGCACGCCAATTGGCCTGGATGCCAAAGTCAAGGTGGACCTTGTGGTGGTTGGCTCTGTGGCTGTGTCGGAGAAAG GTTTCCGCATTGGAAAAGGTGAAGGCTATGCTGACTTGGAGTACGGAATGATGGCCTCAATGGGCGCTGTGGATGAGTCTACTGTTGTGGTCACTGTCGTCCATGACTGTCAG GTAGTGGACATTTCTGAGGAGATCATAGAAAGTCATGACCTGACTGTGGATTACATACTCACCCCAAGCAGAGTTATTAAGACCAATTGCCAGTCTCCAAAGCCACAAGGAATCATCTGGACTAAG CTGGACACAGCAAAACTGGAGAAGATACCCATTCTGAAGAAACTCCTGGCCCTGGAGGAACAGGCAGGGAAGGATGTCATGCTTGGGGCAGAGCCTCCTGCAACTGAGCCTCCTTTGCCAAATGATCAACCCAAAAGGCAAAGCAGACGGAGGCCAAGGCAGAAAGCCCGGCAAGACACCCAGGAAGAGTCCAATGAGGAGAAAAGTGTGGAGCCAGGACAGAACACCAGACGACATCCACCTCGAGTGAGGAAAGAAAGCAGAGGAAGTGAGGGAGAGGGTGTcgaaaggagaaggagaagggggCGAGGAGGTGGGAATATGAAGGAGAAGGGTTCAGAGGAGACTGGAGGTGAAGTTCTGACCCAAAGTAAGAGCCTTCCTGGTGTAACCACAGTATATCTGGGTGGGATCCCCACCGAGTTGCGCGTTAGCCAGCTGAAGACCGCCCTTAGAGAGAGACAGGCGGGGCCCCTCAGGCTCACCTGGCAGGGAGCTCAGCACCGGGCCTTCCTGGACTACAGCGACCAGCAGGCTGCCGAGAAGGCCCTCGAGGCTCTGCAGGGTCTCAGTCTGAACGGTTTCAGTCTGCAGGTCGAGATGGCCAAGAGTCAACGCCGCAGCAAGAGGCCCGGCCCATCCAATCGGAGACCAAAACCAGCGGCGGCAACCGCTGCGACAAGTGATGCAGAAGCAACCAAGTCAAAGAGTGCGACCCCTGAAAAGACTgagcagtaa